The DNA window TGACACATCGAGGACTTTCCCCTGAAGACGACCGCCCGGATCGGCTCGGTCCGCGTGATCGCCCGCGCGTCCTCGACGAACTGGCGCATCTGCTGGTGGACGTTCGTCGTGATGACGACCGTCCGATCGTTCTCTCTCGCGTGCTCGAGCGCGGGCACGAGCGCGGAGAGGGTCTTCCCCGTCCCCGGCGCGCCCTCGAACAGCACGTCCTGTCCCCGCGAGAGCGCGTTGGCGACCCGGTCCATCGCCTCGCGCTGGTTGGGGTACGGCTCCTCGTAGGGGAAGAACCGCAGGTGCGGCGACTCTGACACGGTCGCCGCTTCGGCGGCATCGGGCAAAAGGGGTGGGGTACCTCGGCGGAAGTGGTCGATCGACGAAACCCCCATGTGATTGGTGTTCTGCGTATATATCCGTTGAGGTCCCGTGCGGTTCGAACGCACACTACCGGCGTTTATTACCGGTTATCGCGCGACGACCGGACCGCTATGGCGACCGAAACCGCGACGGCGACGGACGTATCGACTGCAACCGGCGACTGGAAGGCGGGCGTGGCCGGCGGGCTCGTGGGCAGCGCCGCGTTCGGGCTCGTGATGACGTTCGTCATCCCCGCCCCGCTTCTGGAGGTCGTGATCCCCTCGATGTACGGGCTCGCGCCGCCGGCCGCCCCCGTTCTCGGCTGGATCATCCACATGTCCCACGGCGCGGTGATCGGCGTCGGGTTCGCCGCGCTCGTCGGCGCGAGGCCCGCCCTCGCCGCCACCGTCGAGAACGCCGTCGGGCTCGGCGCGGCCTACGGCCTCCTCGTCTGGGCCGCACTCGCCGTGATCGCCATGCCGATCTGGCTCTCGGCCGTCGGCTCCCCCGCGAACCCCCCGCTGCCCAACGTCAGCGCGCTGAGCGCGGTCGGCCACCTGCTGTACGGGGTCGTCCTCGGGGTCGTCTACGCCGCCATCCCGAACTGATCCGGGCCGGAACCCGCTCCGGGCCGGAACCCGCTCCGACTCGCTCCCCGTCCGCGTCCGATCCGCTTCCCTTCCGCGTGTCCCTCCGTGACCCGACCCGTCACCCGCGTTTTTAAGCGTCCGGCGAGCACCCGTACGGACGAATGTTCGACGAGATCCTCGAGAAGTTCGAGGGATCCCCGAGCCAGCAGGCCGTCATCCGGCTGTTCTTGGAGCGCGGCTTCTCGGTCAACGAGGAGGGACGGGTCGTCTCCGGCGGGATCGAGATCCCGTACACGGGGATCGCCCGCGAGCTCGACGTCGACCGGCGCGTCGTCGACTCCACGACCGACGCGATCCTCGCGGACCCCGAGCTGAAGCGCATCTTCACCAACATCTCGTCGATCCCGAGCCTGATGGATCTGGCCCCCGTCCTCGATCTGACCGTCCTCACGATCGAGGTCGCCGCGGCCGACGAGGCGGGGATCGTCGCCGAGGTCACCGGGATCCTCGCGGACCACGGCGTCCCCATCCGCCAGGTGCTGAGCGACGACCCGGAGTTCACCGACGACCCCAAGCTGTACGTGATCACGGACGCCGAGCTCCCCGGCGAACTGCTCGTCGAGATCCGCGAGTTGGGCTACGTCCGCCGCGTCGGGTTCTAGCGCGCGTTCGGACCGCCACGGCTCGCCCGCTCGCTCCCCGTTTCACTTTCACTCGGCTGTTAACCAGGGTTTATATCCGAAGCCGCACAAGCCGGGTGTACATGCCTGAAGACGAACTCGAGGACCTCCCAGGAGTCGGCCCGGCGACCGCGGACAAACTCGTCGAGAACGGATTCGAGAGCTACCAGTCGATCGCGGTCGCGAGCCCCGGCGAGATGTCGAACACCGCCGACATCGGCGAATCGTCCGCCTCCGACATCATCAACGCCGCCCGCGACGCGGCCGACGTCGGCGGCTTCGAGACGGGCGCGACCGTCCTCGAACGCCGCCAGGAGATCGGCAAGCTCTCCTGGCAGATCGAGGAAGTCGACGACCTCCTCGGCGGCGGTATCGAGACCCAGTCGATCACCGAGGTGTACGGCGAGTTCGGATCGGGGAAGTCGCAGGTCACCCACCAGATGGCCGTCAACGTCCAGCTCTCACAGGAGAACGGCGGCCTCGACGGCGGCTGTATCTTCGTCGACTCCGAGGACACGTTCCGGCCCGAGCGGATCGACGACATGGTTCGCGGGCTCGACGACGAGATCCTCGCCGACGAGATGGAGCGACGCGAGATCGAGGGCACCCCCGACGACGAGGAGGCCATGGAGGCGTTGGTCGACGCCTTCCTCGATCAGATCCACGTCGCGAAGGCGTTCAACTCCAACCACCAGATCCTGCTGGCCGAGAAGGCCAAGGAGCTCGCGGGCGAACACGAGGAGAGCGAGTGGCCCATCCGGATCGTCTGTGTGGACTCGCTCACCGCCCACTTCCGCGCCGAGTACGTCGGCCGCGGCGAGCTCGCCGAGCGCCAACAGAAGCTCAACAAGCACCTCCACGACCTGATGCGGATCGGCGACCTGTTCAACACCGCCATCCTCGTCACCAACCAGGTCGCGTCGAATCCCGACTCCTACTTCGGGGACCCCACGCAGGCGATCGGCGGCAACATCCTCGGACACGCCTCCACGTTCCGGATCTACCTCCGCAAGTCGAAGGGGAACAAGCGGATCGTCCGGCTCGTCGACGCGCCGAACCTCGCCGACGGCGAGGCCGTGATGCGCGTCCAGGGCGAGGGACTGAAACCGGAGTGACCGCGACGGTCGGCTCCGCGTAGCTCACGCTCGCCGGCCTCGTTCCGGCCGATCGCGACGCCCGGTGGACGAACGTCAACTTCTCCGCACGGCGGGCGTATCGCCCGAGATCCGCCGGTACGTCGGATCTCCGGCGTCGACGCCGACTCCCCGGCCGGCAATATTCGCAAAGGGGGGTCGCGCCCGGCGCGATCGCCGACGATCGCCGCCGTTTCCGCCGAAATAGTTAGGTATCTTATACTATGTGCGGTCAGTTTTTTCGCAACGATTGCCAACCGACCAGCCGGAATACGTCCTTAAACATACTAGTATTCTCCTTATATTTGACACTGAGTGTATTATTAGGAAAATTTCTTTCGAAACTCAACTCAAACGTTTATATATTCCTGATACCCGACCGGGGAACGTGATTCAACACATGAACGCGGACGAAACGAACCGTATGATAGACGTACGTTCAATGGAGGTGCGTTCGGCGTGACGGCCGGCGTCCTCGCCAGCATCGATCCGAGCGTGCTCGCGGAGGGGGTGAACCTGATGTGGGTCGCGGTGGTGTGTTTCCTCATCTTCTTCATGCACGCCGGCTTCGCGATGCTCGAGGCGGGCCAGGTCCGCGCGAAGAACGTCGCGAACCAGCTCACGAAGAACCTGCTCACCTGGAGCGTCGGCGTGCTCGTCTACTTCCTCGTCGGCTTCGGGATCGAGGGCGTCGCCGGCGGCGGCGGCTTCTCGTCGGCCGCGGCGCTCGGTGA is part of the Halorubrum aethiopicum genome and encodes:
- a CDS encoding histidine kinase; amino-acid sequence: MATETATATDVSTATGDWKAGVAGGLVGSAAFGLVMTFVIPAPLLEVVIPSMYGLAPPAAPVLGWIIHMSHGAVIGVGFAALVGARPALAATVENAVGLGAAYGLLVWAALAVIAMPIWLSAVGSPANPPLPNVSALSAVGHLLYGVVLGVVYAAIPN
- a CDS encoding amino acid-binding protein, which codes for MFDEILEKFEGSPSQQAVIRLFLERGFSVNEEGRVVSGGIEIPYTGIARELDVDRRVVDSTTDAILADPELKRIFTNISSIPSLMDLAPVLDLTVLTIEVAAADEAGIVAEVTGILADHGVPIRQVLSDDPEFTDDPKLYVITDAELPGELLVEIRELGYVRRVGF
- the radA gene encoding DNA repair and recombination protein RadA, encoding MPEDELEDLPGVGPATADKLVENGFESYQSIAVASPGEMSNTADIGESSASDIINAARDAADVGGFETGATVLERRQEIGKLSWQIEEVDDLLGGGIETQSITEVYGEFGSGKSQVTHQMAVNVQLSQENGGLDGGCIFVDSEDTFRPERIDDMVRGLDDEILADEMERREIEGTPDDEEAMEALVDAFLDQIHVAKAFNSNHQILLAEKAKELAGEHEESEWPIRIVCVDSLTAHFRAEYVGRGELAERQQKLNKHLHDLMRIGDLFNTAILVTNQVASNPDSYFGDPTQAIGGNILGHASTFRIYLRKSKGNKRIVRLVDAPNLADGEAVMRVQGEGLKPE